From the genome of Hymenobacter sp. PAMC 26628, one region includes:
- a CDS encoding ferric reductase-like transmembrane domain-containing protein, with the protein MNVSLLDVSSAAGLVAAVALTLNFLLGMLLSTAYRKAWYWKKLPAVVQRISLFDVHNWTAYGALVLAFVHPLLLVADKTSKFTLFDVLFPVRAPHQPLFAAAGAVAFYALLLVVLTSQKAVRKRMSFRAWKNLHLLSYGTALLFVVHGVVMDPLLKDRPVDFFDAEKVLSEGCALLLLVATWYRVRYQVANTKRLAGQTKKAQA; encoded by the coding sequence ATGAACGTCTCCTTGCTGGATGTGTCATCAGCCGCCGGCTTGGTCGCGGCCGTAGCGCTTACCCTTAACTTCTTGCTCGGCATGCTGCTGAGTACGGCCTACCGAAAGGCGTGGTACTGGAAAAAGCTGCCCGCAGTAGTCCAGCGAATTTCTCTATTCGACGTGCACAACTGGACGGCCTATGGGGCCCTGGTGCTGGCCTTTGTTCATCCCTTGTTACTGGTGGCCGACAAAACTTCCAAATTCACCCTATTCGATGTCTTGTTTCCGGTACGGGCGCCGCACCAGCCACTCTTTGCAGCAGCGGGTGCCGTGGCCTTTTATGCCCTGTTGCTGGTCGTGCTAACCTCCCAAAAAGCCGTCCGAAAGCGCATGAGCTTTCGAGCCTGGAAGAACCTGCACCTGCTCTCCTACGGCACGGCGCTCCTTTTTGTGGTACACGGCGTGGTAATGGACCCGCTGTTGAAAGACCGGCCCGTGGATTTCTTCGACGCGGAGAAGGTGCTCAGCGAGGGCTGTGCGCTATTGCTGCTGGTGGCCACCTGGTACCGCGTACGCTACCAGGTAGCCAATACCAAGCGCCTGGCTGGCCAAACCAAAAAAGCCCAGGCCTGA
- a CDS encoding WD40/YVTN/BNR-like repeat-containing protein, whose translation MKLSLPFTITFISLLLTLLAPAAHAQSGPKARQRAASAPTAVYDSVLYNGLRWRSIGPYRGGRAGTVTGVPGNPNLYYMGSAGSGVWRTTDGGGTWANITDKYFGGSIGAVAVSESDPNVIYAGEGEQTVRGNVSSGFGVWKSQDAGKTWRNMGLADSRHIGRIRIHPKSPDIVYVAAMGNLYVPSEMRGVYRSKDGGQHWERVLFANADAGAVDLILDPSNPRILYASTWNVRRTPYSFSSGGPGSGLWKSTDGGDTWTDISRAEGLPAGTLGIIGVAVSPVNSQRVWALMEAEKGGLFRSEDGGLHWTKLTDDRNLRQRAWYYTRIYADPKDADVLYVMNVSYHKSKDGGRTFTASNAPHGDHHDLWIAPDNPSRLAIADDGGAQISTDGGLNWTTYGNQPTGQFYRVVTDNHFPYRIYGAQQDNSAVRIAHRSGDSTIGERDWASTAGGESAHIAVDPLNPDIVYGGSYDGFLSRINHATEQERMVNVWPDNPMGHGAEGMKYRFQWNFPLLFSPNDPKRLYAGSNHLHVTTNEGQSWEVISPDLTRNDPKTLGPSGGPITKDNTAVEYYGTIFAIAESPAEAGVIWTGSDDGLIHVTRDNGKTWTKVMPKGLPEWIQVNSIDAHPTRKGTAYVAATMYKSGDFRPYLYKTADYGKTWTKITAGIPDTHFTRVVRADPKRPGLLYAGTEYGMYISFNDGALWQPFQLNLPPVSITDLTIKNDNLIAATQGRGFWLLDDITPLHQLSATVAASKYHLYTPTPSYKMAGSSTPDLPKTAGQNHPPGVMLYYYLAQKLDSTSTVKLEILDSGGKLIRSFANTDKDLRDKNLTKEEKAKAKKELVPTRKGVNRFDWDLSYPDASRFEGIILWGGGTQGPKALPGTYRARLTVNQETPQETAFVVLPDPRAKATPQDLQAQFDFLQEVQQKLTQTHDAIRDIRTIRGQIKTITAPLKGQANAQGVIESAGTIDKKLTEVEEALYQTKNKSDQDPLNFPIQLNNKLANLASQVSVGDFRPTEQAVAFKKEVLEQIDRQLSEFRLLKEQDIPALNKLIRDKQVDAITLPKPAPPMSPSSI comes from the coding sequence ATGAAGCTTTCCTTACCGTTTACCATCACGTTTATTAGCCTGCTGCTGACGCTGCTCGCGCCGGCGGCCCACGCGCAGTCCGGCCCGAAAGCCAGGCAACGGGCCGCCAGCGCCCCGACTGCCGTCTATGACTCTGTGCTCTACAACGGGCTGCGGTGGCGCTCCATTGGGCCGTACCGGGGCGGGCGCGCCGGCACCGTGACGGGGGTGCCCGGCAACCCCAACCTCTACTACATGGGCTCGGCGGGGAGCGGGGTGTGGCGCACCACCGACGGCGGCGGCACCTGGGCCAACATCACCGATAAGTATTTCGGCGGCTCGATTGGCGCGGTGGCGGTCAGCGAGTCAGACCCCAACGTGATTTACGCGGGCGAGGGCGAGCAGACCGTGCGGGGCAATGTGTCGTCGGGCTTCGGGGTGTGGAAGTCGCAGGATGCGGGCAAAACGTGGCGCAACATGGGGCTTGCTGACTCGCGCCACATTGGCCGCATTCGCATTCACCCCAAAAGTCCAGATATCGTGTACGTGGCGGCCATGGGCAACCTGTACGTGCCCAGCGAGATGCGCGGCGTGTACCGCAGCAAAGACGGCGGCCAGCACTGGGAGCGGGTGCTGTTTGCCAACGCCGATGCCGGCGCCGTAGACCTGATACTGGACCCTTCGAACCCGCGCATCCTGTATGCCAGCACCTGGAACGTGCGGCGCACGCCCTACAGCTTCTCGTCGGGCGGGCCGGGCTCGGGCCTCTGGAAAAGCACGGATGGGGGCGATACCTGGACCGATATCTCGCGGGCTGAGGGCTTGCCCGCGGGTACGCTGGGCATCATCGGCGTGGCCGTTTCCCCGGTGAATTCGCAGCGCGTGTGGGCGCTGATGGAGGCGGAAAAAGGCGGCCTCTTCCGCTCCGAGGATGGCGGCCTGCATTGGACCAAGCTCACCGACGACCGCAACCTGCGCCAGCGCGCCTGGTACTACACCCGCATTTACGCCGACCCCAAAGATGCCGATGTGCTGTATGTGATGAACGTGTCGTATCACAAAAGCAAGGACGGTGGGCGCACCTTCACGGCCAGCAACGCGCCGCACGGCGACCACCACGACCTTTGGATTGCTCCTGACAACCCCAGCCGCCTGGCTATTGCCGACGACGGCGGTGCCCAAATCAGCACCGATGGTGGCCTGAACTGGACGACGTACGGCAACCAGCCCACTGGCCAGTTCTACCGCGTGGTGACCGACAACCACTTTCCCTACCGCATCTACGGGGCGCAGCAGGACAACTCTGCGGTGCGCATTGCGCACCGTTCGGGCGACAGCACCATCGGCGAGCGGGATTGGGCAAGTACGGCGGGCGGCGAAAGTGCCCACATAGCCGTGGACCCGCTCAACCCCGACATCGTGTACGGCGGCAGCTACGACGGCTTTCTATCACGCATCAACCACGCCACCGAGCAGGAGCGGATGGTGAACGTGTGGCCCGACAACCCGATGGGCCACGGCGCCGAGGGCATGAAATACCGTTTTCAGTGGAATTTCCCGCTGCTGTTTTCCCCCAACGACCCCAAGCGCCTGTACGCGGGCTCCAACCACCTGCACGTGACCACCAACGAAGGTCAGTCGTGGGAAGTCATCAGCCCCGACCTGACGCGCAACGACCCGAAAACGCTGGGCCCCTCGGGCGGGCCAATTACCAAGGACAACACGGCGGTGGAGTACTACGGGACCATCTTCGCCATTGCCGAGTCGCCGGCCGAGGCGGGCGTCATCTGGACGGGCTCGGATGACGGGCTGATTCACGTGACCCGCGACAATGGCAAAACCTGGACGAAGGTGATGCCCAAAGGCCTGCCCGAATGGATTCAGGTTAACAGCATCGACGCGCACCCTACCCGCAAGGGCACGGCCTACGTGGCGGCCACCATGTACAAGTCCGGCGATTTTCGGCCCTACCTCTACAAAACTGCCGATTACGGCAAAACGTGGACGAAAATCACCGCGGGCATCCCGGATACGCACTTTACCCGCGTGGTGCGCGCCGACCCCAAGCGCCCCGGCCTGCTCTATGCCGGCACCGAGTACGGCATGTACATCTCCTTCAACGACGGGGCGCTGTGGCAGCCCTTCCAACTCAACCTACCCCCGGTGTCCATCACCGACCTTACGATCAAAAACGACAACCTGATTGCCGCCACCCAGGGCCGGGGCTTCTGGCTGCTCGACGACATCACGCCCCTGCACCAGCTAAGCGCAACGGTGGCAGCCAGCAAGTACCACCTCTACACGCCCACGCCGAGCTATAAGATGGCGGGCAGCAGCACGCCCGACCTCCCCAAAACCGCTGGCCAGAACCACCCGCCTGGCGTGATGCTGTACTATTACCTGGCGCAGAAGCTGGACTCTACCAGCACGGTGAAGCTGGAGATTCTGGATTCCGGCGGCAAGCTCATTCGCAGCTTTGCCAATACCGACAAGGACTTGCGAGATAAGAACTTGACCAAGGAAGAAAAGGCTAAGGCCAAAAAAGAGCTGGTGCCCACCAGAAAGGGCGTCAATCGCTTTGATTGGGACCTGAGCTACCCCGACGCCAGCCGCTTTGAGGGAATCATTCTGTGGGGCGGCGGCACCCAGGGGCCCAAGGCCCTGCCCGGCACCTACCGGGCGCGCCTGACCGTGAACCAGGAAACCCCGCAGGAAACGGCCTTCGTGGTGCTGCCCGACCCGCGCGCCAAGGCCACGCCGCAGGACCTGCAGGCCCAGTTTGATTTCCTGCAGGAGGTGCAGCAGAAGCTCACCCAAACCCACGATGCCATCCGCGACATCCGCACCATCCGCGGGCAAATCAAGACCATTACCGCACCCCTCAAAGGCCAGGCGAATGCCCAGGGCGTGATAGAATCGGCCGGGACTATTGACAAGAAGCTGACCGAGGTAGAAGAGGCGCTCTACCAAACCAAAAACAAGAGCGACCAGGACCCGCTGAACTTCCCCATTCAGCTGAACAACAAGCTGGCCAACCTGGCCAGCCAGGTGAGCGTCGGCGACTTCCGGCCAACCGAGCAGGCAGTGGCCTTCAAAAAAGAAGTGCTGGAGCAGATAGACCGGCAGCTCAGCGAGTTCAGACTGCTAAAGGAGCAGGATATCCCCGCACTCAACAAGCTTATTCGCGATAAGCAGGTGGATGCCATTACGCTGCCCAAGCCCGCCCCGCCAATGTCACCAAGCAGTATCTAA